The sequence below is a genomic window from Mycobacterium sp. ITM-2016-00316.
TCTCGAGTCACAGAATGTCAGCACCGAGGTCAACACGGTGTTCCAGAACCTTGTCGGCGTCATCGAGAAGATCGATCCGGCCAAATTGAACTCGGTCTTCTCCGCCATCGCAGAAGGCGTGCGCGGCCAGGGCCCCCGCATCGGGGAGGCAACCAGTGCGGCCAATGAGGTGCTGCTGGCGCTGAACGCCAGGTCGGACGCCATCGGAGCGGACTGGCGTTCGTTCAAGGATTTCAATGATGCCTACGACGCAGCCGCCCCCGATATCATCCGGATTCTCGATGCGGCCAGTACCACGAGTGCCACCGTAGTCGGCAACGCTGCTGAGTTGGATACGTTGCTGCTCAACGTCATCGGCTTCTCGCAGAGCGGCACGCAGCTGCTGGGGCCGAACAAGGACAACCTCGTCCGCGCGATCAACACCCTGCAACCGACGACCGGCCTGTTGTACAAGTACAACCCGGAATACACCTGCCTCATCATGGGCGGCAAGAACGCGATCGACTTCGGGCAGGCGGAGTACACCGGTGGGGCCAACGGCAAATCGCTGATCGTCGATGCCGCACTGTTGCTCGGAGACGACCCCTACCGCTACCCGGGCAACCTGCCCAAGAACGGCGCCAGGGGCGGTCCGGGAGGCAAACCGGGCTGTGGATCGCTGCCCGACGTGGCCAAGAATTGGCCGGTGCGGACGTTGATCGCCGACACCGGCTGGGGCGCGGGCCTGGACAATCGCCCGAATCCAGGTATCGGATTCCCCGGTTGGGCCAATTTCTTCCCGGTGACCCGTGCGGTGCCAGAACCACCGAGCATCCGCTACCCCGGTGGCCCGGCACCCGGACCGATCCCATACCCCGGCGCCCCGCCCTACGGCGCGCCCCAGTACGGCCCGGATGGTGCGCCGCTGTATCCGGGGGTGCCGCCTGCCGCTCCCGCTGCTGTGGAGGCCCCGATTCCACCGGGAATCAACGGCCTTGCGCCGGATCTCGCGGCCGCACCGCCGGGGCCATGAGCAACACCGAATCCAGAATTTCTGAGAGGCCAACGATATGAGGGATAACCTGTCGGGCGCCGCCTGGCGGCTCACCGCATTCGTGATCGTCGCCGCCCTGGGAATGTTTGCGCTGCTCACCGTCTTCGCGCAGTTCAGATTCGACGGCGCTCAGACGTTTCGGGCCATCTTCACCAATGTCACCGGTCTGGAGAACGGGAACTTCGTCCGGATTGCCGGAGTCGAGGTCGGCAAGGTGAGCAAGATCGAGCTGAACCGGGACAGCACCGTCACCGTCGAGTTCAGCACGGAGGACTCGGTGATCCTCACCGAGGGCAGCCGGGCGGTGATCCGCTACGACAACGTCATCGGAGGCCGTTACCTCGCACTGGAAGAGGGCACGGGTTCGACCCAGCAGCTGAAATCCGGTGCGACCATTCCTGCCGACCGGACATCACCCGCGCTGGATCTCGATGCCCTGATCGGCGGCTTCCGGCCGCTCTTTCGTGCGCTGGACCCCGACCAGGTGAATGCGCTGAGCGGGCAACTGCTTTCCGCTCTCCAGGGTCAGGGGGCGACGGTCGGTTCGTTCCTCTCGCAGACCGCGGCGCTGACCAATACCTTGGCCGACCGCGACGAGCTGGTCGGGCAGGTCGTCACCAACCTCAACACCGTGCTGGGTTCCTTGAGCGATCAGAAGGACAAATTCGGAGCGGCGGTCGACTCGTTGTCGGAGATCGTGCACACGCTCGAGGCCAGGAAGGGCGATCTCAGTAATGCCGTCGCGTACACCAATGAGTCGGCTGCCAGCATTGCGGATCTGATGGCACGTGCCCGGCCCCCGCTGGCCAACACCGTCGAGGAGCTCGACCGCACGGCAGGCATTGTCGTTGCCGACCACGACTATGTGGACAACCTGCTCGCGACATTGCCGGAGTCCTACCGGATTCTGGGCAGGCAGGGACTCAACGGCGACTACTTCTCCTTCTACATCTGCGATCTGGTCTTGAAGCTGAACGGCAAAGGCGGCCAACCGGTCTACGTGAAGCTGGCCGGCCAGGATTCGGGTAGGTGCACACCGCGATGAAGGCATTTCAGGAACGCAACCCGGTGATCATCGGCGCCATCGGTGTCGTCGCGATTGGCGCCGTCGGTTTCGGCGTCCTCAACTACGACAAGCTGCCGCTGGTGTCATCGCAGAAGTCCTACTCGGCGTACTTCGCGGAGGCCGGCGGTCTGACATCCGGTGCGGCGGTGCAGGTATCCGGTTTCCAGATCGGCAAGGTCCAGAGCATCTCGCTGGACGGGCCGCGGGTTCTGGTGCGGTTCAACGTCGACAGCGATGTGTCTCTCGGTGATCGCACCGAGGCCGCGGTCAAGACCAAGAGCCTTCTCGGCACGAAGGTCCTCGACATCACTCCACGCGGTGACGGTCAGCAGGACGGGGTGATACCGCTGGAACGTACGACGTCGGCGTATCAGCTTCCCGATGCCATCGGCGACATCACGGCGCAGATCAGTGGCCTGAACACCGACCAGCTGTCGGACTCCCTGTCGACATTGGCCGACACCTTCCGGGACACCCCTGAGGATCTTCGTGTCGCGGTCGACGGTGTCGCGCGGTTCTCCGAGGCGCTGAACCGGCGCGATGACCAACTGCGTCAACTGCTGGCGAATGCGAACAAGGCCACGACCGTACTCGGCGAGCGCAGCGACAAGATCGTCCAGCTCATTCGGGACACCAACGCACTGTTGGTCGCCCTGCAGGCGCAGAGCGCCGCGCTCGATCAGATCTCCGACAACATCACCGCGCTCGCAACGCAGATCAAAGGGTTCATCGCCGACAATCGCGGCACCCTGAAACCCGCGTTGGACAAGCTCAACGGCGCACTGACGATCGTGGACAACCGTAAGGCGGAGGTTCAGCAGTCGATCAAGGGTTTCACCAGCTATGTCTTCTCGCTCGGCGAATCGGTGTCGTCGGGGCCGTTCTTCAAGGCCTACCTATCAAACCTGCTGCCAGGGCAGTACATTCAGCCGTTCGTAGATGCCGCGTTCTCCGATCTCGGGCTGGACCCCAATGTGCTGGCGCCCTCGGAGCGGACCGACCCGCAGACCGGTCAACCCGGTACCCCGGCGCTCCCCGTGCCGTTCCCGAGGACCGGACAGGGCGGCGAGCCCAGACTCACGATCCCGGACGCCATCACCGGCAACCCGGGGGACCAGCAGTGTGGGCCGCCGGGTCTGGCGTTGCCGGGGCCCGGTTGCTATCCGTATCGAGACCCGGGGCCGCAGCCGGCCCCCGGTGGTCCGCCGCCGGGTCCGCCCGCGGCCGCGGCGCCCGGCCAGCAGTCGACTCCGGAGCCCACCCCCGGGCCCGTGTACCAGCCGGCACCCGGCGAGATCGGGCCCGACGGTAATCCCGTCGCCTCAGGAGGCACGCAACCGTGACCACACCACGCATCCGAATCGGGCTGGTGCTCGTCCTGGTGGTGATCGTGGTGGCGGGATTCGCCGCCGCCATCACTGTCACCACGGATATCTCGCGCACCAGGTTCACCGCGTACTTCGACAACACCAACGGACTGTTCGTCGGCGATGAGATCCGCATCCTGGGCGTGCCGGTGGGCGAGATCGACCGCATAGACGTCGAGCCGCAGCAGGTACGGGTCAGCTTCTGGATCGACGATGCGAACACGGTTCCCGCCGATGCGAAGGCAGTGATCTTGGCGCCGTCTCTGGTGACGGCGCGCGCCATCCAGCTCACGCCGGCCTACACGGGTGGCCCGGTGCTGAGGACAACGCGGCCATCCCGCGGGAGCGCACGGCCGTGCCGGTGGAGTGGGACGACGTCCGGGTCCAGTTGCAGCGGTTCACCGAGATGCTGCAGCCGACCGAGCCCGGCGGCGTGAGCACTCTCGGATCAGTGGTCAACACCGCGGCGGACAACCTGCGCGGACGGGGTGCCAGCATCCGCGACACGTTGATCAAGTTGTCGCAGGCGACCTCCGCGCTGGGCGACCACAGCTCCGATCTGTTCAGCACGCTGCGGAATCTGTCGCTGCTCGTGACGGCGCTGCAGGGCAGCTCGGATCTGATGGCACAGCTCAACCGCAACCTGGCTTCGGTCACCTGGGCGCTGACCGACGATCCCGACGAGATCGGCGCTGCCGTGCGAAGTGTCGGCGATGTCTCCCGCGACGTCGCGAGCTTTGTCGCCGACAACCGGGAATCCCTCGGTACCACCACCGACAAACTGGGTTCGGTGTCGCAGGCATTGACCGACAGCCTCGATGATGTCAAACAGCTGCTGCACATCTCGCCCACGGTGCTGCAGAACTTCATCAACATCTATCAGCCTGCCCAGGGCACGCTGAGCGGCGCGCTGTCGACCAACAACTTCAGCGACCCGATCAGCTTCTTGTGCGGTGCCATCCAGGCCGCCTCACGGCTGGGAGCCGAGCAGTCCGCCAAACTCTGCGTGCAGTACCTCGCGCCGATCGTGAAGAACCGCCAGATGAACTTCTTCCCGCTGGGGATGAACCCCATCGTCGGTGCCGTGGCGCGCCCCAACGAAGTGACCTACAGCGAAGACTGGATGCGGCCGAATTACGTTCCGCCGCAACCGCCTACCGCTGCACCCGCACCGCCTCCGCTGCCGGCCGAAGCGCAGACGGATCCGTCGGCAGGGCTGACCGGCATGATGGTGCCCGCCGGAGGGGGATCATGACCGGGCACCGGCGCCACGTCGCGACCTTGGCCGTGGCGGTGACCGCACTGATCTTCGTGCTCAGCGGCTGCAGTGGGTGGCGCGGCCTGAACTCGCTGCCAATGCCCGGCACCGAGGGCAAAGGTCCGGGCGCGTTCACCGTTCAGGCGCAGTTGCCCGACGTGAACAACGTCCAGCAGAACTCCCGGGTGCGGGTCGGCGATGTCAACGTCGGAACGGTCACCAAGATCGAACGGCAAGGCTGGCACGCCGTGCTGACGATGAGACTCAACGGCGATGTCAACCTGCCGGCGAACGCGACGGCGACCATCGGTCAGACCAGCCTGCTCGGCTCACTGCACATCGAACTCGCCCCGCCGACCGCCGAAGCGCCCCAGGGGCGACTCGAAGAGGGATCGCTCATCGGTTTGGCATCGGGAGGTGCCTACCCGTCGACCGAGCAGGCCCTGGCCGCGGTGTCCCTGTTGCTCAACGGTGGTGGCATCGGACAGATCCAGGACATCACCACGGCACTGAGTTCGGCCTTCGCGGGACGCGAAAGCGATCTGCGGAGTTTGATCACTCAGCTGGACACCTTCATCGGCAACACCAACCGGCAGACCGACGAGATCATCGCGGCGACCGACAGCCTCAACAATCTGGTATCCGATTTCGCGGACCAGCGGCCGGTGGTGGACAAGGCGTTGACCACGATTCCCGACGCGTTGCAAGTGCTGAAGGACGAGCGTGACACGCTGGCCGACGCGCTCGATCAACTCGGCAAGTTCAGCGCGCTCGCGGCCGACTCGAGCAACCTCACCAAGGAAGCTCTTATCCAGGAGCTGAAGGACATCGGGCCGGTGCTCAAATCGCTCGCCGACTCCGGTCCGGCGTTGACCCGATCGTTGAGTTTCTTCTCGGTCTATCCCTTTGCGCACGAGACATTGAGTAAATGGTTCCGCGGTGACTACGCGAACTTGACCGCCGTCATCGACCTGACCCTGAGCCGGATCGACTCGTCCTTCTTCACCGGCACCCGGTTCGAAGGGGAGCTCACCGAGCTCGAGATGCAGTGGGGGAGAACGATCGGTCAGCTTCCGAGCCCATACACCGCGGTCAACCCGTTGGTCATCCCGTACCACCTGAACCAGGGGCCGTAAATGGTACTCAGCAGACGAATCCTCATCCAGCTGGCCTTCTTCTCCGTGCTCACCCTCGCCGGCGGCGCGATCATGATCTTCAACTACATGGGGTTGCCCAATCTGTTGTTCGGCGTCGGGCACTACAAGGTGACCGTGGAGTTGCCCGCCGCCGCAGGCCTCTACAAGAACGCCAATGTCACCTATCGCGGGACCGAGGTCGGCCGGGTCGATGAGGTGAACCTCGACAGCACCGGCGTTGTCGCGGTGCTGTCGCTCAAGTCCGGCATCGACATCCCCGAGGACCTGACCGCCGAAGTGCACAGCGCGTCGTCGATCGGTGAGCAGTACGTCGCCTTGCTCCCGAACGGCGGCGGCCGCCCGCTCAAGGACGGCGACGTCATTCCCAGGAATCAGACGACCGTCCCGCCCGACATCAGCATGCTGCTGGACGCCGCGAACCGGGGTCTGGAAGTCATCCCGCGGGACAACCTGCAGACCGCGGTCAGCGAGGCCGCCACCGCTGTGGGTGGCCTCGGCCCTGACTTGGCGCGCCTGGTGAAGGGCTCGACCACGCTGGCGATCGACGCCCGTGCGAATCTGGATGCACTGACGAATCTGATCGACCATTCCGCACCGATCCTCGACTCGCAGTCGGCGACCGCCGGCTCGATCGAGGCATGGGCGTCGAATGTGGCAACGGCGACCGAGCAGCTCAAGAACGAGGACACGTCGGTCCGAGCCATCCTCACCGACGGATCGCAGGCGGCCGGTGAAGTAGCGCAACTGTTCGACCGGCTCCAGCCGACTTTGCCGGTGGTGCTGGCGAATCTGGTGACGCTCGGCGATGTCGCGGTGACCTACCAGCCCCATATCGAGCAGCTGCTGGTGCTGGCCCCCTCCGCCGTGGAGGTGGTGCAGGGCGCCGGGGTGACCAACCGCAACACAAAGCAGGACTACAAGGGCGCATTCCTGAGCTTCAACTTGAACATCAACCTGCCCCCACCGTGCCTGACCGGCTATCTTCCGCCGCAGCAGGCCCGGCCGACGAGCCTGACCGACTACCCGGATCGCCCCGAGGGTGATTTCTATTGCCGGGTCCCGCAAGATTCGATGTTCAACGTGCGCGGAGCCCGCAACCTGCCGTGTGCGACCCGACCCGGCAAGCGCGCGCCGACGGTGAAAATGTGTGAGAGCGACGAGAACTACGTACCGCTCAACGACGGCTACAACTGGAAGGGCGACCCGAACGCCACGCTGTCGGGGCAGCCCGTACCCGCGCCGCGGACGGCAACCGTCCCGCCCGCCCCGGCCCCGCCGCCCGGGCCGCCGATCGCCGTTGCCGAGTACGACCCCGCGACAGGGACCTACATCGGGCCGGACGGACACGTCTACACCCAAGCGAATCTGGCCAACAACGCCCAGGAGCAGACATGGCAGACGATGATCATGCCGCCGACACCGAAATAGCCGTTGCCGCACAACAGAAATCCGATTCCGGCGTTGGCCGGAGTCCGCGCAGCATCGCGCTGATCGCGGGACTGATGGCGACAGTGGCGGTCGCATCCCTGTGCGGCTGGCTGGGCACCCGGGCCTATCACTCTGCGCAGATCAACGATGACAACGCGGTCTTCGTGCAGGTGGCCAGGCAGGGCGCGATCAACCTGACATCGGTCGATCACGCCGAGGTCGAACACGACGTCGAACGCATTCTCGACTCTGCGACGGGGACGTTCTACGACGACTTCAGCTCTCGTGCACAACCATTCATCGAGGTGGTCAAGAAAGCGCAGTCCACGTCGGAGGGCACGGTGCTCGATGCCGGCCTGGAATCCGTGTCGGACAACGAAGCGCAGGTTCTGGTTGCCGTCCGTGTCACGACGGCCATGGCCGACGGCACCGAGCAACAGCCGAAGTCTTGGCGGATGCGGATCTCCGTGCAACGGATGGGCGAGGACGTCAAGGTATCCAATGTCGCCTTCGTGCCCTGACCGGCATCGAGGACGGACGGAAAATGCAGTCACACAACATAAAGGGTTGATATGCCTACCGATCTCGACAGCACCGCGGCCTCGCCGGAGGTCACTGCCGCCGATGATGAAACGACCGCAGACGCCCACGACAACGGCCTCGAGTCAAGCGGTGATCAGCGCAGGGCCGCCGGGACCGGACGGCGCACCACCTCACTGGTGGGGGCGCTCGCCTTCGTCGCGTTACCCGTGGTCATCATCGGTCTCGGGGGTATGGCGGGTTGGCTGAAATGGGTCGACGGGTCCTCCCGCGAGGCGCGCTCGGCCGCCGGTGAGTCGGTGCAGGCCGCCCGTGACACCACGGTCGCCCTGCTGTCCTACCAGCCGGGCTCGGTCAAGGAGAGCCTCGAAGCCGCGCAGTCGCGACTGACCGGGTCATTCCGCGATTCCTATGGACAGCTGATCCAGGAGGTGGTGATACCCGGCGCGGAGGCACAGAAAATCTCTGCTGTCGCGAATGTCGCTGCGGCAGCGTCGGTATCGGCGAGTTCCCGGCACGCCGTGGCACTGCTGTTCGTCAATCAGACCTCGACCATCGGTGCCGGTGCTCCGACGGATACCGCATCCACCGTCCGGGTCAGCCTCGAGAAAGTCGACGGGCGGTGGCTGGTTTCCGAGTTCACGCCGATCTGACCGCAGCCCGGCCACCGGTGGTCACGGCATCGTGTAACCGCCGCTGACCGAGATCATCTGTCCGGTGACCTGACGCGCCGCTGTCGCCGACGAGAACCACAGCACGGCCCTGGCGACGTCTTGGGCGGTGGTCAGGCTGCGCGTCGGGGTGTCCTTGAGCATGAAATCGATCTGCTTCGGGTTGAACACCGCATCCTCGCCTACCGCCCAAAGGCTGGATGCGCCAACCGCATCGGGGCTCTCCGGCATGACCAAGCCTGGACACACGATGTTGGATCGAATGCCGTGACGTCCGTGTTCGCGGGCCGTGGTGCGGGCAAAGGCGACCATGGCGGCCTTGGACGCCCCGTAGATGCCTTGCCGGATTTGGCCCAATGCCGCGTCGCTGGCGATGAAGACCAGCGCTCCGCTGCCGCTGTCCTTCATCGGGCCGATGGCGGCCTGCGTCGCGGCCACCGCGCTGAAGAAGTTCACCTCGATCGTGCGCTGCCACTTGTCACGGTCGGTGTCGGTTGCCACGAAGCCGGGCACGCTCCATCCCGCATTGTTTACCAGAACATCAATTCCGTCCCACTGGCTGACCGCGCGCCCGATGGTGCGCTCGGCACCGCCGGGCACGGTCAAGTCCTCGACCGCCAGCTCGACAGCGGTCGCGCCCAGGTCGAGGGCCTCGTCGCGGACCTTCTTGGCCTGCGCTTCATCGATGTCGTTCAGGACGATTCGCGCGCCCTCGGTGGCGAACTCGTGCACGATGCCGCGGCCGATATTGGACGCGCCGCCCGTCACGACGACCCGCGCGCCCGTCAGTCCCAGATCCATGATGATCCTTCCCGGCCGGAAGGCTGGTTGAAACCGCCCGACCCATTGATTTAACCTAGATTAGAAATTTCGGCTAGATTTGTCCATGACCGCATGGACCGATGGGAGAACCCGGTGGAGAAACTGCTCCAGGACAAGATCGCGGTGGTCACCGGCGCGGCACAGGGCATCGGGTTGGAGATCGCGCGAACGCTCCACCACCACGGCGCCCGCGTGGTCCTCGCCGACCTGGACGACACGGCCGCGCGGCGCGCGGCCGAAGATGTCGCCGGCGGAAGCGTCGAGTGCAGCGGCGCGGCCTGTGACGTCACTTCCGAGGATGACGTGCGGACATTGGTGTCCGAGACGGTCGACAAGCACGGGCGTCTGGACATCTTTGTCAACAACGCCGGTATCACTCGCGATGCGTCGCTGAAGAAGATGCAGGTCAGCGACTTCGATTCCGTGATCACCGTCCATCTGCGGGGCACCTGGCTCGGGATCCGGGAAGCCTCGGCGGTGATGCGAGAGCAGAAGTCGGGCAGCATCGTCAACATTTCCTCGCTCTCCGGCAAGTCGGGCAACCCTGGCCAGACCAACTACAGCGCGGCCAAGGCCGGAATCGTCGGCCTCACCAAGGCCGCGGCGAAAGAGGTCGCTCATCACAATGTGCGGATCAACGCGATCCAGCCGGGTTTGATTCGTACCCCGATGACGGCGGCGATGCCGCCGGATGTCTTCGCTCAGCGTGAAGCCGACGTCCCGATGAAACGGGCCGGGGAGCCCGGCGAGGTTGCGGGCGCGGTGGTGTTCCTGGGATCCGGTCTGTCCAGCTACATCACCGGCACCGTCATCGAAGTCGGCGGCGGGAGGTACATGTGAAAACTGTCCTCAGCGAGATCGACGGCACGATCGGGCGGATCACGCTCAACCGGCCCGACCGCATGAATGCCATCAGCGTCCAACTCGCCGGTGAGCTCGACGCGGCGCTCACCAGCCTCGGTCAGCGCCAGGACATCAACGTTATCGTGATCCGGGGGGCAGGCGGCAACTTCTGCGCCGGTGGGGACTTCGAGGAGGTGCAGCGACTGCGCGCGGAGGGCTCGGCGGAACTGCGCGAGCTGTTCACGTCCTTCAAGGCCGCCTGCGATGCCATTGCACGTGCCCAGGTGCCGGTGGTCGCCGCCGTCGACGGGGTGGCCATGGCGGGTGGATTCGAGCTCATGCAAGCCGCCGACATCGTCGTGGTCAGTGACGCCGCGCGAATCGCGGACAACCACGTCAACTTCGGGATGATTCCGGGCGGGGGGAGCACGGCGCGCTTGCCACGCATTCTGGGCCGTCAGCAGGCACTGGCGCTGTTGCTGTCCGGTGACAAGTTCAGCGGTACCAGGGCGGTCGAGCTCGGGCTGGCCTACGAGGCGTATCCGGCCGATGAGTTCGACGAGTCGGTCGAGAGATTTCTTGACCGACTCTCGCGGCGGGACCGGTCCGCGATCACCTCCATCAAGCGTCTGGTGACCGAGGGCCTGGACCAGGACTTCGATTCGGCCAACGCCGCCGAGACCGACGCTGTCGTCTGGCGCATCGGAGGCCCAGCCGGCCAGGCCGGCGTTGATG
It includes:
- a CDS encoding MCE family protein, which produces MRDNLSGAAWRLTAFVIVAALGMFALLTVFAQFRFDGAQTFRAIFTNVTGLENGNFVRIAGVEVGKVSKIELNRDSTVTVEFSTEDSVILTEGSRAVIRYDNVIGGRYLALEEGTGSTQQLKSGATIPADRTSPALDLDALIGGFRPLFRALDPDQVNALSGQLLSALQGQGATVGSFLSQTAALTNTLADRDELVGQVVTNLNTVLGSLSDQKDKFGAAVDSLSEIVHTLEARKGDLSNAVAYTNESAASIADLMARARPPLANTVEELDRTAGIVVADHDYVDNLLATLPESYRILGRQGLNGDYFSFYICDLVLKLNGKGGQPVYVKLAGQDSGRCTPR
- a CDS encoding MCE family protein, translating into MKAFQERNPVIIGAIGVVAIGAVGFGVLNYDKLPLVSSQKSYSAYFAEAGGLTSGAAVQVSGFQIGKVQSISLDGPRVLVRFNVDSDVSLGDRTEAAVKTKSLLGTKVLDITPRGDGQQDGVIPLERTTSAYQLPDAIGDITAQISGLNTDQLSDSLSTLADTFRDTPEDLRVAVDGVARFSEALNRRDDQLRQLLANANKATTVLGERSDKIVQLIRDTNALLVALQAQSAALDQISDNITALATQIKGFIADNRGTLKPALDKLNGALTIVDNRKAEVQQSIKGFTSYVFSLGESVSSGPFFKAYLSNLLPGQYIQPFVDAAFSDLGLDPNVLAPSERTDPQTGQPGTPALPVPFPRTGQGGEPRLTIPDAITGNPGDQQCGPPGLALPGPGCYPYRDPGPQPAPGGPPPGPPAAAAPGQQSTPEPTPGPVYQPAPGEIGPDGNPVASGGTQP
- a CDS encoding MCE family protein is translated as MTGHRRHVATLAVAVTALIFVLSGCSGWRGLNSLPMPGTEGKGPGAFTVQAQLPDVNNVQQNSRVRVGDVNVGTVTKIERQGWHAVLTMRLNGDVNLPANATATIGQTSLLGSLHIELAPPTAEAPQGRLEEGSLIGLASGGAYPSTEQALAAVSLLLNGGGIGQIQDITTALSSAFAGRESDLRSLITQLDTFIGNTNRQTDEIIAATDSLNNLVSDFADQRPVVDKALTTIPDALQVLKDERDTLADALDQLGKFSALAADSSNLTKEALIQELKDIGPVLKSLADSGPALTRSLSFFSVYPFAHETLSKWFRGDYANLTAVIDLTLSRIDSSFFTGTRFEGELTELEMQWGRTIGQLPSPYTAVNPLVIPYHLNQGP
- a CDS encoding Mce protein: MADDDHAADTEIAVAAQQKSDSGVGRSPRSIALIAGLMATVAVASLCGWLGTRAYHSAQINDDNAVFVQVARQGAINLTSVDHAEVEHDVERILDSATGTFYDDFSSRAQPFIEVVKKAQSTSEGTVLDAGLESVSDNEAQVLVAVRVTTAMADGTEQQPKSWRMRISVQRMGEDVKVSNVAFVP
- the fabG gene encoding 3-oxoacyl-ACP reductase FabG → MDRWENPVEKLLQDKIAVVTGAAQGIGLEIARTLHHHGARVVLADLDDTAARRAAEDVAGGSVECSGAACDVTSEDDVRTLVSETVDKHGRLDIFVNNAGITRDASLKKMQVSDFDSVITVHLRGTWLGIREASAVMREQKSGSIVNISSLSGKSGNPGQTNYSAAKAGIVGLTKAAAKEVAHHNVRINAIQPGLIRTPMTAAMPPDVFAQREADVPMKRAGEPGEVAGAVVFLGSGLSSYITGTVIEVGGGRYM
- a CDS encoding enoyl-CoA hydratase/isomerase family protein produces the protein MKTVLSEIDGTIGRITLNRPDRMNAISVQLAGELDAALTSLGQRQDINVIVIRGAGGNFCAGGDFEEVQRLRAEGSAELRELFTSFKAACDAIARAQVPVVAAVDGVAMAGGFELMQAADIVVVSDAARIADNHVNFGMIPGGGSTARLPRILGRQQALALLLSGDKFSGTRAVELGLAYEAYPADEFDESVERFLDRLSRRDRSAITSIKRLVTEGLDQDFDSANAAETDAVVWRIGGPAGQAGVDAFKEREIQA
- a CDS encoding MCE family protein, translated to MARRVAGQSRIHADWWTAILIAFVVGSIALTGALFTGSFNRYIPVTLASDRAGLVMEVGAKVKMRGVQVGHVGGIAGGRDPVSLRLELDPDKVRYLPANVQARIASTTVFGAKYVDLIYPEDPSPKVLAAGDVLESQNVSTEVNTVFQNLVGVIEKIDPAKLNSVFSAIAEGVRGQGPRIGEATSAANEVLLALNARSDAIGADWRSFKDFNDAYDAAAPDIIRILDAASTTSATVVGNAAELDTLLLNVIGFSQSGTQLLGPNKDNLVRAINTLQPTTGLLYKYNPEYTCLIMGGKNAIDFGQAEYTGGANGKSLIVDAALLLGDDPYRYPGNLPKNGARGGPGGKPGCGSLPDVAKNWPVRTLIADTGWGAGLDNRPNPGIGFPGWANFFPVTRAVPEPPSIRYPGGPAPGPIPYPGAPPYGAPQYGPDGAPLYPGVPPAAPAAVEAPIPPGINGLAPDLAAAPPGP
- a CDS encoding MlaD family protein, which produces MVLSRRILIQLAFFSVLTLAGGAIMIFNYMGLPNLLFGVGHYKVTVELPAAAGLYKNANVTYRGTEVGRVDEVNLDSTGVVAVLSLKSGIDIPEDLTAEVHSASSIGEQYVALLPNGGGRPLKDGDVIPRNQTTVPPDISMLLDAANRGLEVIPRDNLQTAVSEAATAVGGLGPDLARLVKGSTTLAIDARANLDALTNLIDHSAPILDSQSATAGSIEAWASNVATATEQLKNEDTSVRAILTDGSQAAGEVAQLFDRLQPTLPVVLANLVTLGDVAVTYQPHIEQLLVLAPSAVEVVQGAGVTNRNTKQDYKGAFLSFNLNINLPPPCLTGYLPPQQARPTSLTDYPDRPEGDFYCRVPQDSMFNVRGARNLPCATRPGKRAPTVKMCESDENYVPLNDGYNWKGDPNATLSGQPVPAPRTATVPPAPAPPPGPPIAVAEYDPATGTYIGPDGHVYTQANLANNAQEQTWQTMIMPPTPK
- a CDS encoding SDR family NAD(P)-dependent oxidoreductase — encoded protein: MDLGLTGARVVVTGGASNIGRGIVHEFATEGARIVLNDIDEAQAKKVRDEALDLGATAVELAVEDLTVPGGAERTIGRAVSQWDGIDVLVNNAGWSVPGFVATDTDRDKWQRTIEVNFFSAVAATQAAIGPMKDSGSGALVFIASDAALGQIRQGIYGASKAAMVAFARTTAREHGRHGIRSNIVCPGLVMPESPDAVGASSLWAVGEDAVFNPKQIDFMLKDTPTRSLTTAQDVARAVLWFSSATAARQVTGQMISVSGGYTMP